One part of the Micrococcus sp. 2A genome encodes these proteins:
- a CDS encoding MBL fold metallo-hydrolase — MAARIDHAVTSGTFSLDGETHQVDNNVWVVGGAEECVVIDPAHDASAVWRKVAGRQVLAILLTHGHDDHIRQVQEFRQMVDAPVLMHPADRMLWDAVFPDDAPDGDLTDGDVMRVAGVELRVLHTPGHSPGSVCLHAPDLGEQDDDGTPTGVLFSGDTLFQGGPGATGRSYSDFDTIIESIRERLLTLPESTVVHTGHGGSTRIGDEKPHLQEWIERGH, encoded by the coding sequence ATGGCCGCGCGCATCGACCACGCCGTCACCTCCGGCACGTTCTCCCTCGACGGCGAGACGCACCAGGTGGACAACAACGTGTGGGTCGTCGGCGGCGCGGAGGAGTGCGTCGTCATCGACCCGGCGCATGATGCCTCCGCCGTGTGGAGGAAGGTGGCCGGCCGCCAGGTGCTGGCCATCCTCCTCACCCACGGCCACGACGACCACATCCGCCAGGTCCAGGAGTTCCGCCAGATGGTGGACGCCCCCGTGCTGATGCACCCGGCCGACCGCATGCTGTGGGACGCCGTCTTCCCCGACGACGCCCCCGACGGCGACCTGACCGACGGCGACGTGATGCGTGTGGCCGGCGTCGAGCTGCGCGTGCTCCACACGCCCGGGCACTCCCCCGGCTCCGTGTGCCTCCACGCCCCGGACCTCGGCGAGCAGGACGACGACGGCACCCCCACCGGCGTGCTGTTCTCCGGCGACACGCTCTTCCAGGGCGGGCCCGGCGCCACGGGCCGTTCGTACTCGGACTTCGACACGATCATCGAATCGATCCGCGAGCGCCTGCTCACGCTGCCGGAGTCCACGGTGGTCCACACGGGCCACGGCGGCTCGACCCGCATCGGGGACGAGAAGCCGCACCTGCAGGAGTGGATCGAGCGGGGTCACTGA
- the nrdI gene encoding class Ib ribonucleoside-diphosphate reductase assembly flavoprotein NrdI, translating to MSPTPADQTHIRSAQAQGLTPTDAQLIYFSSTSEYTHRFVRKLDLPTGRAARLPLRTPEPTLGATAPFVLLTPTYGGGDGDGAVPKQVIKFLNVPGNRALLRGVVASGNTNFHEGYCLAGYIIARKCQVPLMYKFELMGTPDDVTAVREGLKGLQP from the coding sequence ATGAGCCCCACCCCTGCGGACCAGACCCACATCCGGTCCGCACAGGCGCAGGGCCTCACCCCCACGGACGCGCAGCTGATCTACTTCTCGTCGACGTCCGAGTACACGCACCGCTTCGTGCGCAAGCTGGACCTTCCCACCGGCCGAGCGGCACGACTTCCCCTCCGGACCCCGGAGCCCACCCTGGGGGCCACCGCGCCGTTCGTCCTGCTCACCCCCACCTACGGCGGGGGAGACGGCGACGGCGCGGTGCCCAAGCAGGTGATCAAATTCCTGAACGTCCCGGGCAACCGAGCGCTCCTGCGCGGGGTGGTCGCCTCCGGGAACACCAACTTCCACGAGGGGTACTGCCTCGCGGGCTACATCATCGCCCGCAAGTGCCAGGTCCCCCTGATGTACAAGTTCGAACTCATGGGCACCCCCGACGACGTCACCGCCGTCCGGGAGGGCCTGAAAGGACTCCAGCCATGA
- a CDS encoding methionine ABC transporter permease, translated as MIQDIQNLDWDYYGPELLSAIGDTLYMVGWAFLLGGILGMLVGMVLYTTRPGGIYANRVAYAAMNFVVNLIRPIPFVILIAALQPLTIQVVGTGIGNTAVVFCMIWASTFGIARIVEQNLVSLDPGVIEAARAMGASRMRIIRTVVLPEALGPLILGFTFVIISLVDMSAMAGIIGGGGIGNFAIVEGYNRFRPEITWLAVAVVIVLVQALQLAGNGIARRVMRR; from the coding sequence GTGATCCAGGACATCCAGAACCTCGACTGGGACTACTACGGCCCCGAGCTGCTCTCCGCGATCGGCGACACCCTCTACATGGTGGGGTGGGCCTTCCTGCTCGGCGGCATCCTCGGCATGCTCGTCGGCATGGTGCTGTACACCACGCGGCCGGGCGGCATCTACGCCAACCGGGTGGCCTACGCCGCGATGAACTTCGTGGTCAACCTCATCCGGCCGATCCCGTTCGTCATCCTCATCGCCGCCCTGCAGCCGCTCACCATCCAGGTGGTCGGCACCGGCATCGGCAACACGGCGGTCGTGTTCTGCATGATCTGGGCCTCCACGTTCGGCATCGCCCGCATCGTGGAGCAGAACCTCGTCTCGCTGGACCCCGGCGTGATCGAGGCGGCCCGGGCCATGGGCGCCTCCCGGATGCGGATCATCCGCACCGTGGTGCTCCCCGAGGCCCTCGGCCCGCTGATCCTCGGCTTCACGTTCGTGATCATCTCCCTCGTGGACATGTCCGCCATGGCCGGCATCATCGGTGGCGGCGGCATCGGCAACTTCGCCATCGTCGAGGGGTACAACCGGTTCCGCCCCGAGATCACGTGGCTCGCCGTCGCGGTCGTCATCGTGCTCGTCCAGGCGCTGCAGCTGGCAGGCAACGGGATCGCCCGCCGGGTCATGCGCCGCTGA
- the nrdH gene encoding glutaredoxin-like protein NrdH yields MTVTVYTKPACVQCNATYRALDKKGIAYEVVDMSQDPAALERVRAAGFMQAPVVMTETDSWSGFRPDKIDELATSVAASVA; encoded by the coding sequence ATGACCGTCACCGTGTACACCAAGCCCGCCTGCGTGCAGTGCAACGCCACCTACCGTGCGCTGGACAAGAAGGGCATCGCCTACGAGGTCGTGGACATGTCCCAGGACCCGGCCGCCCTCGAGCGCGTGCGCGCCGCCGGCTTCATGCAGGCCCCCGTCGTGATGACGGAGACCGACTCCTGGTCCGGCTTCCGCCCGGACAAGATCGACGAGCTGGCCACCTCCGTGGCCGCCTCGGTGGCCTGA
- a CDS encoding methionine ABC transporter ATP-binding protein, whose translation MTGSHTPEHPAAVTAAGTPRRATQGAPGEDIIVFDHVSRVFATGGREVTAVDDVSLSVRRGEVFGVIGFSGAGKSTLIRMINGLEKPTSGTVTVLGEQVSHLSEARLRPLRTRIGMVFQQFNLLTSRTVAGNVEYALATAGWPRGDRKARVAELLEFVGLADKARHYPEQLSGGQKQRVGIARALAAEPEILLADEATSALDPSTTQEVLTVLRRVNEELGVTIVAITHEMEVIRSIADRVAVMDTGRVVESGKVYDLFSRPAHSADAASFVATALKDRPTAEEVARIRERTAGRLVMVSLKDAAAVSGVLGTAAQRGVGFEIVHGGMSATKDSAYGLLTVALTGEPAAVEAFVADLAGAGDVQEVQHP comes from the coding sequence GTGACCGGTTCGCACACCCCTGAGCACCCGGCGGCCGTCACGGCCGCCGGTACCCCGAGGCGCGCCACGCAGGGCGCCCCGGGGGAGGACATCATCGTCTTCGACCACGTGAGTCGCGTGTTCGCCACCGGCGGCCGCGAGGTCACGGCGGTGGACGACGTCTCCCTGTCCGTCCGCCGCGGTGAGGTCTTCGGCGTCATCGGGTTCTCCGGAGCCGGCAAGTCCACCCTGATCCGCATGATCAACGGGCTGGAGAAGCCGACGTCGGGCACGGTCACCGTGCTCGGCGAGCAGGTCTCGCACCTCTCCGAGGCGCGCCTGCGACCCCTGCGCACACGGATCGGCATGGTGTTCCAGCAGTTCAACCTGCTCACCTCCCGCACCGTGGCGGGGAACGTGGAGTACGCCCTCGCCACGGCCGGGTGGCCGCGGGGCGACCGCAAGGCCCGCGTCGCGGAGCTCCTCGAGTTCGTGGGGCTGGCCGACAAGGCGCGGCACTACCCCGAGCAGCTCTCGGGCGGGCAGAAGCAGCGCGTGGGCATCGCCCGCGCGCTCGCCGCCGAGCCGGAGATCCTCCTGGCCGACGAGGCCACGAGCGCCCTCGACCCCTCCACCACCCAGGAGGTCCTCACCGTGCTGCGGCGCGTCAACGAGGAGCTCGGCGTGACGATCGTGGCCATCACCCACGAGATGGAGGTCATCCGCTCGATCGCCGACCGCGTGGCCGTGATGGACACCGGCCGTGTGGTGGAGTCGGGGAAGGTCTACGACCTCTTCTCCCGTCCGGCCCACTCGGCCGACGCCGCGTCCTTCGTGGCCACCGCCCTGAAGGACCGCCCCACGGCGGAGGAGGTCGCCCGCATCCGCGAGCGCACCGCCGGCCGCCTGGTGATGGTGTCCCTCAAGGACGCCGCCGCCGTGTCCGGGGTGCTCGGCACCGCCGCACAGCGCGGGGTGGGATTCGAGATCGTCCACGGCGGCATGTCCGCCACCAAGGACTCGGCCTACGGCCTGCTCACCGTGGCGCTCACGGGTGAGCCGGCCGCCGTCGAGGCGTTCGTCGCGGACCTGGCGGGCGCCGGGGACGTGCAGGAGGTGCAGCACCCGTGA
- a CDS encoding MetQ/NlpA family ABC transporter substrate-binding protein: MTQNITRRSFAGLSLAAVGALALTACNSQSENKGSSASGSGDAKKVRIGVVSENETHRLLAKIAKEEHGIDVEIRNFTEYTQPNPALDNGDVDMNWFQHIAYLADYNQASGKDLTLIGTTEIIPLPLYSKKYKDLKEFQKGDAVAIPNDTVNQARAINVLVAAGLLKLKNDTIRPEVRDIDEAASLVKVQPVAAQQTVNALESVAGSIINNTFSADAGIDTTTALFKDDPQADSAKPFVNGFAVRRADRENETYKTVADLYHDERVLAESAKLSSDTSVPVKLDEGQIDETLKQYQDAIAKQGA, translated from the coding sequence ATGACGCAGAACATCACCCGCCGCTCCTTCGCCGGCCTCTCCCTGGCCGCCGTCGGCGCCCTCGCTCTCACCGCGTGCAACTCCCAGTCCGAGAACAAGGGCTCCTCCGCCTCGGGCTCGGGCGACGCGAAGAAGGTGCGCATCGGCGTCGTCTCGGAGAACGAGACCCACCGCCTCCTGGCCAAGATCGCCAAGGAGGAGCACGGCATCGACGTCGAGATCCGCAACTTCACCGAGTACACGCAGCCCAACCCCGCGCTGGACAACGGCGACGTGGACATGAACTGGTTCCAGCACATCGCCTACCTGGCCGACTACAACCAGGCCTCCGGCAAGGACCTCACCCTCATCGGCACCACGGAGATCATCCCGCTGCCGCTCTACTCCAAGAAGTACAAGGACCTCAAGGAGTTCCAGAAGGGCGACGCCGTCGCGATCCCGAACGACACCGTCAACCAGGCGCGCGCGATCAACGTCCTGGTGGCAGCGGGCCTGCTGAAGCTCAAGAACGACACGATCCGCCCCGAGGTCCGTGACATCGACGAGGCCGCCTCCCTCGTGAAGGTCCAGCCCGTGGCGGCGCAGCAGACCGTCAACGCGCTCGAGTCGGTGGCCGGCTCGATCATCAACAACACCTTCTCCGCGGACGCGGGCATCGACACGACCACCGCCCTGTTCAAGGACGACCCGCAGGCCGACTCTGCCAAGCCCTTCGTCAACGGCTTCGCGGTGCGCCGCGCGGACCGCGAGAACGAGACCTACAAGACCGTCGCGGACCTGTACCACGACGAGCGCGTGCTCGCCGAGTCCGCCAAGCTCTCCTCGGACACCTCGGTGCCGGTGAAGCTGGACGAGGGGCAGATCGACGAGACCCTGAAGCAGTACCAGGATGCCATCGCGAAGCAGGGTGCCTGA
- the nrdF gene encoding class 1b ribonucleoside-diphosphate reductase subunit beta gives MTATQDQHAHGPSVKHHLVEAVNWNRIQDDKDVEVWNRLVNNFWLPEKVPLSNDVQSWAHLTDDERLLSMRVFTGLTLLDTIQGTVGAVSLIPDALTQHEEAVLTNIAFMESVHAKSYSSIFSTLSSTKEIDEAFRWSRENENLQRKAQIVVDRYDGEDPFKKKIASTLLESFLFYSGFYWPMYLSSRARLTNTADLIRLIIRDEAVHGYYIGYKYQRGIEALPAERREELKNFTFELLFELYENEVEYTHDLYDAVGLAEDVKKFLNYNANKALMNLGYEPMFPAEVTNVNPAILSALSPNSDENHDFFSGSGSSYVIGKAENTEDEDWDF, from the coding sequence ATGACCGCGACCCAGGACCAGCACGCCCACGGACCCTCCGTGAAGCACCACCTCGTCGAGGCCGTCAACTGGAACCGGATCCAGGACGACAAGGACGTCGAGGTCTGGAACCGCCTCGTCAACAACTTCTGGCTGCCGGAGAAGGTGCCGCTGTCCAACGACGTCCAGTCCTGGGCCCACCTGACCGACGACGAGCGCCTGCTCTCCATGCGCGTGTTCACCGGCCTGACCCTCCTGGACACCATCCAGGGCACCGTCGGTGCCGTGTCCCTCATCCCGGACGCGCTGACGCAGCACGAGGAGGCCGTCCTGACGAACATCGCGTTCATGGAGTCCGTGCACGCGAAGTCCTACTCCTCGATCTTCTCCACGCTCTCCTCCACGAAGGAGATCGACGAGGCCTTCCGCTGGTCCCGCGAGAACGAGAACCTGCAGCGCAAGGCGCAGATCGTCGTCGACCGCTACGACGGCGAGGACCCGTTCAAGAAGAAGATCGCCTCGACCCTGCTGGAGTCCTTCCTCTTCTACTCGGGCTTCTACTGGCCCATGTACCTCTCCTCCCGGGCGCGCCTGACCAACACGGCGGACCTGATCCGCCTGATCATCCGCGACGAGGCCGTGCACGGCTACTACATCGGCTACAAGTACCAGCGCGGCATCGAGGCGCTGCCCGCCGAGCGCCGCGAGGAGCTGAAGAACTTCACCTTCGAGCTGCTCTTCGAGCTGTACGAGAACGAGGTCGAGTACACCCACGACCTCTACGACGCCGTGGGCCTGGCCGAGGACGTGAAGAAGTTCCTCAACTACAACGCCAACAAGGCCCTGATGAACCTGGGCTACGAGCCGATGTTCCCGGCCGAGGTCACCAACGTGAACCCGGCCATCCTCTCGGCGCTCTCCCCGAACTCGGACGAGAACCACGACTTCTTCTCCGGCTCCGGCTCCTCCTACGTGATCGGCAAGGCCGAGAACACCGAGGACGAGGACTGGGACTTCTGA
- a CDS encoding uridine kinase, translating into MDTLTDAARVVLLGGASGSGKSYLARRYGRPHLPLDAFYFQQSDDGGGSGPVFPRTPYGEIDWDHPGTWNEQAAVDAVVELLEEGVTRVPDYDISTSSVLGHTAVSLEPDGVIVAEGIFAEEMPAALTRAGVPFEAWYIDQWRGTTAVRRFGRDVAERRKPVPFLVQRGWALYRTDAERRAHALAAGFAPRSKARLKRELAALAMTGAVGGVGGSA; encoded by the coding sequence GTGGACACCCTGACGGACGCCGCGCGCGTCGTCCTCCTCGGAGGTGCCTCCGGCTCGGGCAAGTCCTACCTCGCCCGGCGCTACGGGCGCCCCCACCTCCCGCTGGACGCGTTCTACTTCCAGCAGTCCGACGACGGCGGCGGCTCCGGCCCCGTCTTCCCGCGCACCCCCTACGGGGAGATCGACTGGGACCACCCCGGGACGTGGAACGAGCAGGCCGCGGTGGACGCCGTCGTCGAGCTCCTCGAGGAGGGCGTCACCCGCGTCCCCGACTACGACATCTCCACGTCCTCCGTGCTCGGGCACACCGCCGTCTCGCTGGAACCGGACGGAGTGATCGTGGCCGAGGGCATCTTCGCGGAGGAGATGCCCGCGGCGCTCACCCGCGCAGGCGTCCCGTTCGAGGCCTGGTACATCGACCAGTGGCGGGGGACGACGGCGGTGCGCCGGTTCGGCCGCGACGTCGCCGAACGGCGCAAGCCGGTCCCGTTCCTGGTGCAGCGGGGCTGGGCGCTGTACCGCACGGACGCCGAGCGCCGGGCGCATGCGCTCGCGGCCGGTTTCGCGCCGCGGTCAAAGGCACGGCTGAAGCGCGAACTCGCGGCGCTGGCCATGACGGGCGCAGTGGGCGGGGTGGGGGGCTCCGCGTGA
- a CDS encoding thioesterase family protein — protein sequence MTTDAHDGGAETGAEPRAYYVRTADPRTTEEGVRIADVRSTVHAQGAWRPEEMHMAAVSALLVHEIQAEFGKDGLRVARLSFEILGTLWSGDLHVETRVIRPGKTIELVESVLTARERAVLTCRAWLLTTTDTSAALNIPDELLTPREGCAGEGALSGWGGGFIASLDGLEAPGHEPGHGRVWLTSDVAMVDGETTSDLVRLIGLADAANGIAPVLPPKPGGWFFPNVDLQIHLYRQPTGSWLGIANQVTVGPDGVGLTSSVLHDDGGPFAHAEQTLTVRPWPEA from the coding sequence ATGACCACTGATGCCCACGACGGCGGCGCCGAGACCGGCGCTGAGCCCCGCGCGTACTACGTCCGCACCGCCGATCCCCGCACCACCGAGGAGGGTGTGCGCATCGCCGACGTCCGCTCCACCGTGCACGCTCAGGGCGCGTGGCGGCCCGAGGAGATGCACATGGCGGCCGTGTCCGCGCTGCTCGTCCATGAGATCCAGGCGGAGTTCGGCAAGGACGGCCTGCGGGTCGCTCGCCTGAGCTTCGAGATCCTCGGCACCCTCTGGTCCGGCGACCTGCACGTGGAGACCCGTGTGATCCGCCCGGGAAAGACGATCGAGCTCGTGGAGTCCGTGCTCACCGCCCGCGAGCGGGCCGTCCTGACCTGCCGCGCGTGGCTGCTCACGACGACGGACACGTCCGCCGCCCTGAACATCCCCGACGAGCTGCTCACCCCGCGCGAGGGGTGCGCCGGCGAGGGAGCCCTGTCCGGGTGGGGCGGCGGCTTCATCGCGAGCCTCGACGGACTCGAGGCCCCCGGCCACGAGCCCGGCCACGGCCGCGTCTGGCTGACCTCGGACGTCGCGATGGTGGACGGGGAGACCACCTCGGACCTCGTGCGCCTGATCGGACTGGCGGACGCGGCGAACGGCATCGCGCCGGTGCTGCCGCCCAAGCCGGGCGGCTGGTTCTTCCCGAACGTGGATCTGCAGATCCACCTGTACCGCCAGCCGACGGGCTCCTGGCTGGGCATCGCCAACCAGGTCACCGTGGGCCCGGACGGCGTGGGCCTCACCTCCTCCGTGCTCCACGACGACGGCGGCCCCTTCGCCCACGCCGAGCAGACCCTGACCGTGCGCCCGTGGCCAGAGGCGTGA
- a CDS encoding DUF2087 domain-containing protein, whose translation MHDSLRPTRSLVAMLRNPRIRRAVAALLSGTDVAEEHRGPLKAAAAVGLASPDDDGAPVLREAFLADAVAALDRSLGPLAVLEGERIDVPDLPLDTVDGAVRAVAERVLSPGERIGEARLNDRLALFVDDAAFFRRHACDLGVLAREADGSAYWRA comes from the coding sequence ATGCACGACTCCCTTCGCCCCACCCGCTCGCTCGTCGCCATGCTGCGCAATCCGAGGATCCGCCGCGCCGTCGCGGCGCTGCTGTCCGGGACCGACGTCGCCGAGGAGCACCGCGGGCCGCTGAAGGCGGCTGCCGCCGTCGGCCTCGCCTCCCCCGACGACGACGGCGCGCCCGTGCTGCGCGAGGCCTTCCTCGCGGACGCGGTCGCCGCCCTGGACCGCAGTCTCGGCCCGCTGGCCGTGCTCGAAGGCGAGCGCATCGACGTCCCCGACCTCCCGCTCGACACGGTCGACGGCGCGGTGCGCGCCGTCGCCGAGCGCGTCCTCTCCCCCGGCGAGCGGATCGGCGAGGCGAGGCTCAACGACCGGCTCGCCCTGTTCGTCGACGACGCGGCGTTCTTCCGGCGGCACGCGTGCGACCTGGGCGTCCTGGCCCGCGAGGCGGACGGCTCGGCATACTGGCGGGCGTGA
- a CDS encoding lipoate--protein ligase family protein, which produces MSGSGPTDGSRDEASDAADGGRLKQPGEGAAPQGVRWFVQGESLGATEDLDWAMDALGQFRAAAAAGTPMADLIRVYVPEPTVAFGQRDTRLTGHASAVDACRAHGFAPVTRRAGGRAAAYHHGCVVVDHLALEEDAGVRQQARFSEFADLFVRAFARMGVESSVGEIPGEYCPGEFSVQGPAPGHPVKLAGSAQRVVKGAWLFSTHVVVADASPLRAVLTDVYRSLGLEMDPRTVGGADDVRPGAAVPAFTVALRDEYAAWAQGQGRGVVDV; this is translated from the coding sequence GTGAGCGGGTCCGGACCGACGGACGGATCGAGGGACGAGGCGTCGGACGCCGCGGACGGTGGTCGCCTGAAGCAGCCCGGGGAGGGCGCGGCGCCCCAGGGGGTCCGCTGGTTCGTGCAGGGTGAGTCGTTGGGCGCGACCGAGGACCTCGACTGGGCCATGGACGCGCTCGGCCAGTTCCGGGCGGCCGCGGCGGCGGGCACGCCGATGGCCGACCTGATCCGGGTCTACGTGCCGGAGCCCACCGTGGCCTTCGGCCAGCGCGACACCCGGCTGACCGGGCACGCGTCCGCCGTCGACGCGTGCCGTGCCCATGGCTTCGCGCCAGTGACGCGCCGGGCCGGGGGACGGGCGGCGGCCTACCACCACGGCTGCGTGGTGGTGGACCACCTCGCCCTCGAGGAGGACGCCGGGGTGCGCCAGCAGGCACGGTTCTCCGAGTTCGCGGACCTGTTCGTGCGGGCGTTCGCGCGGATGGGGGTCGAGTCATCCGTGGGGGAGATCCCGGGGGAGTACTGCCCGGGCGAATTCTCCGTGCAGGGGCCGGCACCCGGGCATCCGGTGAAGCTGGCCGGCTCGGCGCAGCGCGTGGTCAAGGGGGCGTGGCTGTTCTCCACCCACGTGGTGGTCGCCGACGCCTCCCCGCTGCGCGCCGTGCTCACTGACGTCTACCGCTCGCTCGGGCTCGAGATGGACCCGCGGACCGTCGGCGGGGCGGACGACGTGCGACCCGGGGCCGCGGTGCCGGCGTTCACGGTCGCCCTGCGTGACGAGTACGCGGCGTGGGCGCAGGGGCAGGGGCGCGGCGTCGTGGACGTCTGA
- the nrdE gene encoding class 1b ribonucleoside-diphosphate reductase subunit alpha, which yields MTVTEQDLIQQAKTMPPEWQNLGYHELNAMLNLYGADGRIQFEADHAAARQYFLQHVNTNTVFFHDLEEKLEYLQKNDYYETETFEQYPFEFVKDLFGRAYKAKFRFPTFLGAFKFYTSYALKTFDGKRYLERYEDRVSVVALHLARGDQELATHLVDEMISGRFQPATPTFLNAGKKQRGELVSCFLLRIEDNMESIARGINSALQLSKRGGGVALSLTNIREHGAPIKQIENQSSGVIPVMKLLEDSFSYANQLGARQGAGAVYLHAHHPDIHRFLDTKRENADEKIRIKTLSLGVVIPDITFELAKRNEDMYLFSPYDVERVYGVPFSEISVTEKYDEMVDDARIKKTKINAREFFQTIAEIQFESGYPYVVFEDTVNRANPIKGRITMSNLCSEILQVSEASEYNEDLTYEHIGQDISCNLGSMNIAKTMDSPDFGLSVETAIRALTAVSVMSDIQSVPSIAKGNAASHAIGLGQMNLHGYLARERVHYGSEEGIDFTNIYFYSVLFHALRASNRIAIETGQRFGGFEDSTYASGEFFDTYTDTEWKPATARVAQLFADAGITLPTQDDWRALKASVMEHGIFNRNLQAVPPTGSISYINNSTSSIHPVASKIEIRKEGKLGRVYYPAPFLSNDNLEYYEDAYEIGYEKIIDTYAAATQHVDQGLSLTLFFKDTASTRDLNRAQIYAWKKGIKTIYYIRLRQLALEGTEVEGCVSCML from the coding sequence ATGACCGTCACCGAACAGGACCTGATCCAGCAGGCCAAGACCATGCCCCCCGAGTGGCAGAACCTCGGCTATCACGAGCTGAACGCCATGCTGAACTTGTACGGGGCGGACGGGCGCATCCAGTTCGAGGCCGACCACGCCGCCGCGCGCCAGTACTTCCTGCAGCACGTGAACACCAACACGGTGTTCTTCCACGACCTCGAGGAGAAGCTCGAGTACCTGCAGAAGAACGACTACTACGAGACCGAGACCTTCGAGCAGTACCCGTTCGAGTTCGTCAAGGACCTCTTCGGCCGCGCCTACAAGGCGAAGTTCCGCTTCCCGACCTTCCTCGGCGCGTTCAAGTTCTACACCTCGTACGCGCTGAAGACCTTCGACGGCAAGCGCTACCTGGAGCGCTACGAGGACCGGGTGTCCGTCGTCGCCCTCCACCTGGCGCGCGGCGACCAGGAGCTGGCCACCCACCTCGTGGACGAGATGATCTCCGGCCGCTTCCAGCCGGCCACCCCCACGTTTCTGAACGCGGGCAAGAAGCAGCGCGGCGAGCTCGTCTCCTGCTTCCTGCTGCGCATCGAGGACAACATGGAGTCGATCGCCCGCGGCATCAACTCCGCCCTGCAGCTGTCCAAGCGCGGCGGCGGCGTGGCCCTCTCGCTGACCAACATCCGCGAGCACGGCGCGCCCATCAAGCAGATCGAGAACCAGTCCTCCGGCGTCATCCCCGTGATGAAGCTCCTCGAGGACTCCTTCTCCTACGCGAACCAGCTCGGCGCGCGCCAGGGCGCCGGCGCCGTGTACCTGCACGCGCACCACCCGGACATCCACCGCTTCCTGGACACCAAGCGCGAGAACGCGGACGAGAAGATCCGCATCAAGACCCTCTCGCTCGGCGTCGTGATCCCGGACATCACGTTCGAGCTGGCCAAGCGCAACGAGGACATGTACCTGTTCTCGCCGTACGACGTCGAGCGCGTCTACGGTGTTCCCTTCTCCGAGATCTCCGTGACGGAGAAGTACGACGAGATGGTCGACGACGCCCGCATCAAGAAGACCAAGATCAACGCGCGCGAGTTCTTCCAGACGATCGCGGAGATCCAGTTCGAGTCGGGCTACCCGTACGTGGTGTTCGAGGACACCGTGAACCGCGCGAACCCCATCAAGGGCCGCATCACGATGTCCAACCTGTGCTCCGAGATCCTCCAGGTCTCCGAGGCCTCCGAGTACAACGAGGACCTCACCTACGAGCACATCGGCCAGGACATCTCCTGCAACCTGGGCTCCATGAACATCGCCAAGACCATGGACTCCCCGGACTTCGGGCTCTCCGTGGAGACGGCGATCCGCGCGCTGACCGCCGTGTCCGTGATGAGCGACATCCAGTCGGTGCCGTCCATCGCCAAGGGCAACGCCGCCTCCCACGCGATCGGCCTGGGGCAGATGAACCTCCACGGCTACCTCGCCCGCGAGCGCGTGCACTACGGCTCCGAGGAGGGCATCGACTTCACGAACATCTACTTCTACTCGGTGCTCTTCCACGCCCTGCGGGCCTCCAACCGGATCGCGATCGAGACCGGCCAGCGGTTCGGCGGGTTCGAGGACTCGACGTACGCCTCCGGGGAGTTCTTCGACACGTACACGGACACCGAGTGGAAGCCGGCCACCGCCCGGGTGGCACAGCTCTTCGCCGACGCCGGCATCACGCTGCCCACGCAGGACGACTGGCGTGCGCTGAAGGCCTCCGTCATGGAGCACGGCATCTTCAACCGCAACCTGCAGGCGGTTCCGCCCACGGGCTCCATCTCCTACATCAACAACTCGACGTCGTCGATCCACCCGGTGGCCTCGAAGATCGAGATCCGCAAGGAGGGCAAGCTCGGGCGCGTGTACTACCCGGCACCGTTCCTCTCCAACGACAACCTCGAGTACTACGAGGACGCGTACGAGATCGGCTACGAGAAGATCATCGACACGTACGCCGCCGCCACGCAGCACGTGGACCAGGGCCTCTCGTTGACGCTGTTCTTCAAGGACACCGCCTCCACGCGTGACCTGAACCGCGCGCAGATCTACGCGTGGAAGAAGGGCATCAAGACGATCTACTACATCCGTCTGCGCCAGCTCGCGCTGGAGGGCACCGAGGTCGAGGGCTGCGTGTCCTGCATGCTCTGA